In Aspergillus luchuensis IFO 4308 DNA, chromosome 1, nearly complete sequence, the following are encoded in one genomic region:
- a CDS encoding putative flavin containing polyamine oxidase (COG:Q;~EggNog:ENOG410QEEM;~InterPro:IPR001613,IPR036188,IPR002937;~PFAM:PF13450,PF01593;~SECRETED:SignalP(1-18);~antiSMASH:Cluster_1.3;~go_function: GO:0016491 - oxidoreductase activity [Evidence IEA];~go_process: GO:0055114 - oxidation-reduction process [Evidence IEA]), translating into MQLSLLALLGALALPSAAVPHARDEGQCKQTTVAILGGGMAGIAAAQTLHNASMEDFMILEYRDTIGGRAWHKPFGQDKDGNPYIIEMGCNWVQGLGTPGGPQNPVWTLAQVYNLSTIYSNYSNVSTYNQYGYKDYSQLIDIWDDIYDAAAAQAGVMLLDNLQDQTAKTGLALAGWRPKVDDMEAQAVDWWSWDFEDAYTPLESSFIFGVAGQNLTVNGFSDEDNFVIDQRGYSHIIHGMASTFLKPNDTRLLLNNHITNISYSDSGVTVHSADGSCVRASYAICTFSLGVLQNNAVTFTPSLPEWKKESIEGFTMATYTKIFLQFNETFWPEDTQYFLYADPYMRGYYPVFQSLSTEGFFPGSNIIFVTVTEQFAWRAERQSDEKTKAEVMEVLRKMFPEKNIPDPIAFMYPRWTLEPWAYGSYSNWPPSTTLEMHENLRANAGRLWFAGEATSPTYFGFLHGAWFEGQAAGLHINSILNGTCKANTTCKGRKHYETLHGTTPLADYSFVDGWNGNSFYDFNDD; encoded by the exons ATGCAGCTCTCGTTGTTGGCTCTTCTTGGAGCGCTGGCGCTGCCTAGCGCGGCTGTTCCCCATGCGCGCGATGAGGGACAATGCAAGCAGACCACGGTTGCTATTCT tggtggaggaatggctggtattgctgctgct CAAACGCTGCACAATGCCTCCATGGAAGACTTCATGATCCTCGAATACCGCGACACCATTGGCGGTCGCGCCTGGCATAAGCCCTTTGGCCAGGACAAAGATGGTAACCCGTACATCATTGAGATGGGTTGCAACTGG GTCCAAGGACTCGGCACTCCTGGGGGTCCGCAGAACCCCGTCTGGACACTG GCCCAAGTTTacaacctctccaccatctactCCAACTACAGCAACGTGTCGACCTATAACCAGTACGGCTACAAAGACTACTCCCAGCTGATTGACATCTGGGACGACATCTacgatgccgccgccgcccaagCCGGTGTCATGCTCCTCGACAACCTGCAGGACCAAACCGCCAAAACTGGCCTGgccctggctggctggcgccCCAAGGTTGACGACATGGAAGCGCAAGCCGTTGACTGGTGGTCATGGG ACTTCGAAGACGCATACACGCCCCTCGAAAgttccttcatcttcggtgtCGCTGGCCAGAACCTCACCGTGAACGGCTTCAGCGACGAAGACAACTTCGTCATCGACCAGCGCGGCTACAGCCACATCATTCACGGCATGGCGTCGACCTTCCTCAAGCCCAACGACACCCGCCTGctcctcaacaaccacatcaccaacatcagCTACTCCGACTCCGGAGTGACCGTCCACAGCGCCGACGGCTCCTGCGTGCGCGCCTCCTACGCCATCTGCACCTTCAGTCTGGGCGTGCTGCAAAACAACGCTGTCACCTTCACCCCATCCCTGCCCGAatggaagaaagaatccaTCGAAGGCTTCACAATGGCTACCTACACCAAGATCTTCCTCCAATTCAACGAGACCTTCTGGCCCGAAGACACCCAGTACTTCCTCTACGCGGACCCCTACATGCGCGGCTACTACCCCGTCTTCCAGTCCCTCAGCACAGAGGGCTTCTTCCCGGGCTCgaacatcatcttcgtcaccgTGACGGAGCAGTTCGCCTGGCGCGCCGAACGCCAGTCCgacgagaagaccaaggcggAGGTCATGGAAGTCCTGCGCAAGATGTTCCCGGAGAAGAACATTCCCGACCCCATTGCGTTCATGTACCCCCGGTGGACCCTGGAGCCCTGGGCCTACGGCAGTTACTCGAACTGGCCGCCCAGCACGACGTTGGAGATGCATGAGAACCTGCGTGCCAATGCGGGCAGATTGTGGTTCGCCGGAGAGGCGACCAGTCCGACCTACTTTGGGTTCTTGCATGGAGCATGGTTCGAGGGGCAGGCTGCGGGACTGCACATTAACAGTATCCTGAACGGCACTTGCAAGGCGAATACGACTTGCAAGGGTAGAAAACACTATGAGACGCTGCACGGAACTACGCCGTTGGCGGATTACAGTTTCGTGGATGGGTGGAACGGAAACAGTTTCTATGATTTCAACGATGACTAG
- a CDS encoding uncharacterized protein (SECRETED:SignalP(1-17);~antiSMASH:Cluster_1.3) — protein MHLSTLLLPLLPTAALSAICYPETGGSNCASLISIKEFYSLQYCQYRWNVLYGDWDHFVNNMTSPTKVHASVGKTGVFDSFEDCLNGFEDVVETCHGVSQGGVMTNGNVSLNVHFCDW, from the coding sequence ATGCAtctctccaccctcctccttcccctcctccccaccgcCGCCCTCTCCGCAATCTGCTACCCCGAGACCGGCGGCTCAAACTGCGCCTCCCTAATCAGCATCAAGGAATTCTACTCCCTGCAATACTGCCAGTACCGGTGGAACGTGCTCTACGGCGACTGGGACCACTTCGTCAACAACATGACCAGCCCGACGAAGGTGCACGCCAGCGTCGGCAAGACTGGTGTGTTTGATAGCTTCGAGGACTGTCTGAATGGGTTTGAGGACGTCGTGGAGACATGTCATGGCGTTAGTCAGGGAGGTGTCATGACAAATGGGAACGTTAGCCTTAATGTGCACTTTTGTGATTGGTAa
- a CDS encoding putative NRPS-like enzyme (COG:I;~EggNog:ENOG410PJU0;~InterPro:IPR000873,IPR009081,IPR006162,IPR036736, IPR036291,IPR020806,IPR013120,IPR042099,IPR020845;~PFAM:PF00501,PF00550,PF01370,PF07993;~SMCOG1002:AMP-dependent synthetase and ligase;~antiSMASH:Cluster_1.3;~go_function: GO:0031177 - phosphopantetheine binding [Evidence IEA]), translating into MATTPGQRLLPVVVDHLAQANPAQRIGLIPTGADVSDGYDTVTVQRLARAVDAFAWWIEKQIGRAQEPKTIAYMASNDVRYLIFLLAAHKTGYKPLLPSTRLSDDAYQHILNATDCHAFFYTPEKQRRVSEIQAFRPDTTFHEVPSIAELFSTTAQPYLYTKTYQEAEDNVAIIIHSSGTTGMPKPVPLTHGFLATIDYAAYISRPQFRQSTLFHDLQPDTLVLSTTPFFHLMGLLAFFESLFHHIPFVILPEKPLSADVITSTITATKPAAAMLPPSLLEDMSHVPAARTALSTLEYVYFAGAPLAPEVGDDLSQLTKMITVIGSSEMGIISSLVPQGKNVWGYFDWNPAYGVDMQHVSDDMYELVIPRRADSRRIHGIFHTFPDLTEYHSNDLFIRHPEHPHLWKYHGRLDDVIVLSNGEKLNPITLEKIVEGHPRVHRALLIGQARFDTALLIEPNWALEGEAVDEKAFIESIWPTVERANEAVPKYGRIAKNKIRLSDSKKPFQLTPKGTTKRHAVNKDYKDEIEAIYAAAEEETAAVELPTTLNIDNLRTFVRSLIANLLDRADLRDDEDLYTAGLDSLQTIQLAKTLNKAVVAAGYPAGQEISQQQIYANPSISQLAVYLHDLVTGNLRTTTISRADRLAATIEKYTSQLPRRTTPVVPVPANSTVILTGSTGSLGTYLLHSLLTDSNVAKVYCFNRSDAADRQQRSFADKGLDTALLNPSRVEFLTVSFGEPRFGLSETKYADLLEKVDFIIHNAWKVNFNHPLESFEDPHIKGVVEFITFSVRSRYNAHLSFVSSVSTIGGWTEKLGPVVPEKPVESVDAVLVQGYGESKFVGERLCLAASDGAGVPTTVFRVGQIAGPTSVKGMWNLDEWVPTLVKTSKSVGKVPANLGGYEVDWVPVDTLSTITTELMHTRRQNQSATPHAVYHLVNPCKTPWATLVPAIQAKYPGMQAVPLDQWLDELEAIKSPSETEVREKPALKLLDFYRGLAGEMLSASISVEQTRGDSKTMEGLGAVTGDLMGNWLRQWDF; encoded by the exons ATGGCCACCACTCCCGGACAGCGCCTCCTCCCCGTGGTCGTCGACCACCTCGCTCAAGCCAACCCTGCTCAGCGCATCGGTCTCATCCCCACGGGTGCTGATGTCTCCGATGGCTATGATACTGTGACCGTCCAGCGTCTGGCCCGCGCGGTGGACGCCTTTGCTTGGTGGATCGAGAAGCAGATCGGACGCGCCCAGGAGCCAAAGACTATCGCTTACATGGCTAGCAATGATGTGCGATACTTGATCTTCCTCTTGGCCGCTCATAAGACTGGATACAAG cccctcctcccctctacACGTCTTTCCGATGACGCCTACCAGCACATCCTCAACGCTACCGACTGTCACGCCTTCTTCTACACACCTGAAAAGCAGCGCCGCGTGTCTGAAATTCAGGCTTTCCGTCCTGATACTACCTTCCACGAAGTGCCCTCCATTGCAGAGCTCTTCAGCACCACTGCCCAGCCCTACCTTTACACCAAGACCTACCAGGAAGCCGAGGACAAtgtcgccatcatcatccacagctCCGGCACAACAG GCATGCCTAAACCCGTCCCCTTGACGCACGGCTTCCTCGCCACGATCGACTACGCCGCATACATCTCGCGTCCCCAATTTCGACAGTCCACGCTGTTCCACGACCTCCAGCCTGACACCCTCGTCCTCTCCACCACACCCTTCTTCCACCTGATGGGCCTACTTGCCTTCTTCgaatccctcttccaccacattcccttcgtcatcctccccgAAAAGCCTCTCTCCGCCGACGTCATCACCTCTACTATCACCGCCACCAAGCCTGCGGCAGCTATGctgcctccctccctcctcgaagACATGTCCCACGTCCCGGCCGCCCGCACTGCCCTCAGCACCCTTGAATATGTCTATTTCGCCGGCGCTCCTCTTGCTCCAGAAGTCGGCGATGACCTCTCCCAACTCACCAAGATGATCACTGTCATCGGATCCAGCGAAATGGGTATCATCTCCTCGCTCGTCCCCCAAGGCAAGAATGTATGGGGCTACTTCGACTGGAACCCAGCCTATGGAGTGGACATGCAGCACGTCAGCGACGATATGTATGAGCTCGTAATTCCCCGCCGAGCAGACAGTCGCCGAATCCACGGCATCTTCCATACCTTCCCAGACCTCACCGAGTACCACTCCAACGACCTCTTCATCCGCCACCCCGAGCATCCTCACCTGTGGAAATACCACGGCCGACTCGATGACGTGATCGTGCTCAGCAACGGCGAGAAGCTAAACCCCATCACCCTGGAGAAGATCGTTGAGGGACACCCGCGCGTCCACCGTGCTCTCCTCATCGGCCAAGCCCGCTTTGACACAgccctcctcatcgaacCCAACTGGGCTCTGGAGGGCGAAGCCGTTGACGAAAAAGCCTTCATCGAATCCATCTGGCCCACCGTGGAGCGCGCCAATGAAGCCGTCCCCAAGTACGGCCGCATCGCCAAGAACAAGATCCGTCTTTCTGATTCCAAGAAGCCCTTCCAACTAACTCCCAAGGGTACCACAAAGCGCCACGCCGTGAACAAGGACTACAAAGATGAGATCGAGGCTATCtacgcagcagcagaggaagaaaccgCCGCTGTCGAGCTTCCCACTACCCTCAACATCGACAACCTCCGCACCTTCGTCCGCTCCCTCATCgccaacctcctcgaccGCGCCGACCTCCGCGACGATGAGGACCTCTATACCGCTGGTCTGGACTCGCTGCAAACCATCCAGCTCGCCAAAACCCTCAACAAGGCTGTCGTCGCTGCCGGCTACCCTGCTGGCCAGGAAATCTCCCAGCAGCAGATCTAcgccaacccctccatctcccagcTCGCTGTCTACCTGCACGACCTAGTGACCGGCAACCTGCGTACAACGACCATCTCCCGCGCCGACCGCCTCGCCGCCACCATCGAGAAATACACCTCCCAGCTCCCGCGCCGCACTACCCCTGTCGTCCCTGTCCCGGCCAACTCCACCGTGATCCTCACCGGCTCGACCGGCTCGCTTGGAACCTACCTCCTTCATAGCCTGCTGACCGATTCCAACGTCGCAAAGGTATACTGCTTCAACCGATCTGACGCGGCCGACCGCCAGCAGCGCAGCTTCGCCGACAAGGGTCTGGACACTGCGCTGCTCAACCCCAGCCGGGTGGAGTTCCTTACTGTCTCATTCGGCGAACCACGCTTCGGTCTTAGCGAGACCAAGTACGCAGACCTCCTGGAGAAAGTGGACTTCATTATCCACAACGCGTGGAAGGTTAACTTCAATCACCCGCTCGAGTCGTTCGAGGATCCGCATATCAAGGGCGTGGTGGAGTTCATTACCTTCAGTGTGCGGAGCAGGTACAACGCGCATTTGTCGTTCGTGTCCAGTGTGAGTACCATCGGCGGATGGACGGAGAAGTTGGGCCCCGTAGTGCCAGAGAAGCCGGTGGAAAGTGTGGATGCAGTGCTGGTGCAGGGGTACGGCGAGTCGAAGTTCGTTGGAGAGAGGTTGTGTCTGGCTGCATCTGATGGGGCGGGTGTTCCGACGACGGTGTTTAGGGTTGGGCAGATTGCCGGGCCGACGAGTGTGAAGGGGATGTGGAATTTGGATGAGTGGGTGCCGACATTGGTGAAGACGAGTAAGTCTGTTGGGAAGGTGCCGGCGAATTTGGGTGGGTATGAGGTTGATTGGGTGCCTGTT GATACCCTCTCGACCATCACTACTGAACTCATGCACACCCGTCGTCAAAACCAGTCTGCCACTCCGCACGCCGTTTACCACCTCGTCAACCCCTGCAAGACACCGTGGGCGACCCTCGTCCCCGCCATCCAGGCCAAGTACCCCGGTATGCAGGCGGTGCCGCTGGACCAGTGGCTGGACGAGCTGGAAGCGATCAAATCGCCGTCGGAGACCGAGGTGCGCGAAAAGCCCGCGCTGAAGCTGCTTGACTTTTACCGCGGACTCGCGGGCGAGATGCTCTCGGCGAGTATTAGTGTGGAGCAGACGCGCGGGGATAGCAAGACCATGGAGGGATTGGGTGCAGTAACGGGGGATCTGATGGGCAATTGGTTGAGGCAGTGGGATTTTTGA
- a CDS encoding uncharacterized protein (CAZy:GH142;~COG:S;~EggNog:ENOG410PKZ9;~InterPro:IPR008979,IPR008928,IPR012341;~SECRETED:SignalP(1-20);~antiSMASH:Cluster_1.3;~go_process: GO:0005975 - carbohydrate metabolic process [Evidence IEA]): MRSLQVLALAGVLGASALDADSILSNYFGNDAPWYSDRIPLFETDLSDIQDVYYYRWSIFRAHQRDLGSYGYITTEFLNDVSWQEEPYALLIDASNFHLREGRWCRDRRFTSDYSSFLFSSNGDPYQFSECMADGVWQAYLVNGVADDAIPLLSSMQTVYAGWNSTTLGVGGYDTSKDLYWIQPLTDATEYTISSIDASGGEDGFTGGYAFRPSINSYQYANALAIAHIANLTGDTAVREQYTQLASALKTRLQDDLWNSTFEHFIDRYEEDNEYVTYWDFIRGRELVGYVPWTHDLPDDNTTYANAWTHILNSSQLAGEHGLRTNEPSYQYYMVQYRYDGSNPECQWNGPAWPYQTTQVLTGLANLLDHYPKTAATGVITTADYTSILRQYAQLHYNPARGGVLDIEEDYYSDTGSPIVGLPRSPHYFHSGFVDLILSGYVGIRPRADNVLEVNPQADASAVSYFRAERILYHGHDVAVQWDATGSQYGTVGLVVEVDGETVATSKTLTRLTVELSSASAPEVSRPIAVSVQLAADSEYPRGSVSVADADTDDVHAAIDGRVWFYWIEDVANGWDSPVGNGTEVWYQVEFENATSTASAEIAFFANSTQGYDVPNSYRVETTGSTGEWEEVSNANYSSAVANGITTVSWDEVKTEALRLVFTPKTGEMVRLVEWKVFG; encoded by the coding sequence ATGCGGTCCCTACAGGTCCTCGCCCTGGCAGGCGTCCTCGGCGCGTCTGCCCTTGATGCCGACTCCATCTTGAGTAATTATTTTGGGAACGATGCGCCTTGGTATAGCGATCGGATTCCTCTCTTCGAGACTGATCTCTCCGACATTCAAGATGTCTACTACTATCGTTGGAGCATATTCCGGGCCCATCAGCGCGACCTTGGTTCCTACGGCTACATCACGACAGAGTTCCTCAACGACGTCAGCTGGCAGGAAGAACCTTATGCTCTGCTGATCGATGCCTCCAATTTCCATCTGCGCGAAGGCCGCTGGTGTCGCGACCGCCGCTTCACCAGCGACTACTcgtccttcctcttcagctCCAATGGCGACCCCTACCAATTCTCCGAATGCATGGCCGACGGCGTCTGGCAGGCCTACCTAGTCAACGGTGTCGCCGATGATGCCATTCCCCTGCTCTCCTCCATGCAGACTGTCTACGCCGGCTGGAACTCCACCACTCTGGGCGTCGGCGGCTACGACACCTCCAAGGACCTTTACTGGATCCAGCCCCTGACCGACGCGACCGAATacaccatctccagcatcgATGCCTCTGGCGGTGAAGACGGCTTCACAGGCGGATATGCCTTCCGACCCAGCATCAACAGCTACCAATACGCCAACGCCCTGGCTATCGCCCACATCGCCAATCTCACCGGCGACACTGCCGTTCGCGAGCAGTATACCCAACTGGCGAGCGCCCTCAAGACCCGCCTCCAGGACGACCTCTGGAACAGCACCTTCGAGCACTTCATCGACCGCTACGAGGAAGACAATGAATACGTTACCTATTGGGACTTCATCCGTGGCCGCGAACTCGTCGGCTACGTTCCTTGGACGCACGACCTTCCAGACGATAACACCACCTACGCCAACGCATGGACTCATATTCTCAATTCCTCACAGCTGGCGGGCGAGCATGGCCTCCGCACCAACGAGCCTAGCTACCAATACTACATGGTCCAGTACCGCTACGATGGCTCCAACCCGGAATGCCAATGGAACGGCCCCGCCTGGCCCTATCAAACCACGCAAGTCCTGACGGGCCTCgccaacctcctcgaccACTACCCCAAAACCGCCGCAACAGGCGTCATTACCACCGCAGACTACACCAGCATCCTCCGCCAGTACGCTCAACTGCACTACAACCCCGCCCGCGGCGGAGTCCTTGACATTGAAGAAGACTACTACTCCGACACGGGTAGCCCTATCGTCGGCTTGCCCCGCTCCCCGCACTACTTCCACTCGGGCTTTGTCGACCTCATTCTCTCGGGCTACGTGGGCATCCGACCTCGCGCGGACAACGTCCTGGAAGTGAACCCCCAGGCGGACGCCTCGGCAGTGAGCTACTTCCGCGCCGAGCGCATCCTCTACCACGGTCACGATGTTGCCGTGCAATGGGACGCCACGGGCAGTCAGTACGGCACAGTAGGTCTCGTCGTCGAAGTCGACGGCGAAACAGTGGCCACTAGCAAGACCCTTACCCGTCTCACGGTTGAATTGAGCTCTGCTTCTGCACCGGAAGTCTCCCGCCCTATCGCCGTCTCGGTGCAACTCGCCGCTGATAGCGAGTATCCTCGGGGTAGTGTATCTGTGGCAGACGCCGACACAGACGACGTGCATGCGGCTATTGACGGACGAGTTTGGTTCTATTGGATCGAGGACGTAGCGAACGGATGGGATAGTCCCGTCGGCAATGGGACAGAAGTGTGGTACCAGGTGGAATTTGAGAATGCGACAAGCACAGCAAGTGCCGAGATCGCGTTCTTTGCGAATAGTACGCAGGGGTATGATGTGCCAAATAGCTATCGGGTGGAAACCACTGGCTCAACaggggagtgggaggaagTGAGTAATGCGAATTATAGCTCGGCGGTGGCGAATGGAATTACGACGGTTAGCTGGGATGAGGTGAAGACGGAGGCGTTGAGGTTGGTGTTTACGCCTAAGACGGGGGAGATGGTGCGGTTGGTGGAATGGAAGGTGTTTGGGTAG